In the Bacteroidales bacterium genome, one interval contains:
- the tsaE gene encoding tRNA (adenosine(37)-N6)-threonylcarbamoyltransferase complex ATPase subunit type 1 TsaE, translated as MTLISNGLDDLESIAGKILTTYKDKRVFALTGAMGAGKTTLTKVLCEQLGVIDVVNSPTFAIVNEYLTASGDSVFHFDCYRLKNLAEFLDIGGEDYLYSGNYCFIEWPQIIEKHLPEGYVDINIAIGDSDSSRIISVNS; from the coding sequence ATGACATTAATTTCAAATGGATTAGATGACCTTGAGTCTATTGCAGGGAAAATTTTAACTACTTATAAAGACAAAAGGGTATTTGCCTTGACAGGAGCCATGGGGGCTGGTAAGACTACTTTAACTAAGGTTTTATGTGAACAGTTGGGCGTTATTGACGTTGTTAACAGTCCGACCTTTGCAATTGTTAATGAATATTTGACTGCATCCGGAGATTCTGTGTTTCATTTCGATTGTTATCGTTTAAAAAACCTTGCCGAATTTCTTGATATCGGCGGTGAAGATTATTTATACAGTGGAAATTATTGTTTTATTGAATGGCCGCAAATTATTGAAAAACATCTTCCTGAAGGATATGTTGATATAAATATTGCTATCGGTGATAGCGACTCATCGAGAATAATATCTGTTAATTCTTAA
- the aroB gene encoding 3-dehydroquinate synthase: MDEIICNGEDFINQVNNYIDANYAECKIALLIDENTTTHCLPLIMPILQHRNYYLIHINSGETTKNLQTSKKLWQKLINLNFDRNSLFIVLGGGVLCDIGGFIATTYKRGVNFIYMPTTLLAQTDAAWGGKNGINFNKLKNQIGTINLPNLVAVNPDFLNTLPDREFSSGLAEVIKHGIIGDKSILKDIEDGVSYSSEYLLPIIKKSVNVKKEIVDKDINDWSERKKLNFGHTVAHAIEAVYEDKYSHGSCVALGMLTSLYLSKKLLNLNYNDYTYCCDIVFNNIPLPKIYAEDIPTIINKMSYDKKNYDGEINFVLLKGIEDAVINISVTEDQILEALLHNL; encoded by the coding sequence ATGGATGAAATTATTTGTAATGGCGAGGATTTTATTAATCAGGTTAATAATTATATTGATGCCAATTACGCCGAGTGTAAAATAGCTTTGTTGATAGATGAAAATACAACAACTCATTGTCTTCCGCTAATAATGCCGATTCTGCAACATAGAAATTATTATCTGATACATATCAACAGCGGCGAAACAACCAAAAATTTACAAACCAGCAAAAAATTGTGGCAAAAACTCATAAATCTGAATTTCGACCGCAACTCTTTGTTTATAGTTTTAGGCGGCGGCGTTTTATGCGATATTGGCGGATTTATTGCTACTACATATAAAAGAGGCGTTAATTTTATTTATATGCCTACCACTCTTTTAGCTCAAACCGATGCTGCATGGGGCGGAAAAAACGGCATAAATTTTAATAAATTGAAGAACCAAATAGGTACAATAAATTTACCTAATCTTGTGGCTGTTAATCCTGATTTCCTGAATACTCTACCCGACAGAGAATTTTCTTCCGGACTTGCTGAGGTTATAAAACATGGCATAATTGGCGATAAGTCTATTTTAAAAGATATTGAAGATGGTGTTTCTTATTCTTCAGAATATCTTTTACCGATTATAAAAAAGTCGGTTAATGTTAAGAAGGAAATTGTTGACAAAGATATTAACGACTGGAGTGAAAGGAAAAAGTTAAATTTCGGTCATACTGTAGCTCATGCAATAGAAGCCGTGTATGAAGATAAATATAGTCATGGCTCGTGTGTTGCATTAGGTATGTTGACTTCATTGTACCTTTCAAAAAAATTATTGAATCTTAACTATAATGATTATACGTATTGTTGTGATATTGTATTTAACAATATTCCTCTACCGAAAATTTATGCTGAAGATATTCCAACCATAATAAATAAAATGTCTTATGATAAAAAGAATTATGATGGTGAGATTAATTTTGTTTTATTAAAAGGAATTGAAGATGCTGTTATTAATATTTCTGTAACTGAAGATCAAATTTTAGAAGCCCTGCTTCATAATTTATAA